In Vibrio crassostreae, one DNA window encodes the following:
- a CDS encoding acyl carrier protein phosphodiesterase — translation MNFLAHLHIAKHCNSNLAGNLLGDFVKGNPNKQYSDSLSDGIRLHRFVDSYTDRHDVSRSAKSLFSDQTRRFAPIALDVFWDHCLANHWAQFSQQTLERFCFDSHEQIFENQEPHWPENFVMVHQKMAEHRWLESYQDMSSIEVVLQRMALRRPKLGMLEACYDDLERHYDTLQCHFYELYPNVLEEAKQFNALQMKKNQKER, via the coding sequence ATGAACTTTCTTGCACACCTTCACATCGCCAAGCACTGTAACAGCAATTTAGCAGGTAACCTGTTGGGTGATTTTGTGAAAGGCAACCCCAATAAACAGTATTCGGATTCACTCTCTGACGGCATTAGGCTTCATCGATTTGTTGATAGCTATACTGATCGTCATGATGTTTCTCGCTCTGCAAAATCTCTCTTTTCAGACCAAACACGACGCTTTGCGCCTATCGCACTCGATGTATTTTGGGATCACTGCTTAGCCAATCATTGGGCTCAGTTCTCGCAGCAGACATTAGAACGTTTTTGTTTCGATAGCCATGAGCAGATCTTTGAAAATCAAGAGCCACACTGGCCAGAAAATTTCGTTATGGTTCATCAGAAAATGGCTGAGCATAGATGGTTAGAGAGCTATCAAGACATGTCATCAATCGAGGTGGTATTGCAGCGAATGGCTTTGAGAAGACCAAAGCTCGGTATGCTCGAGGCATGTTACGATGATCTCGAACGTCACTATGATACGTTGCAGTGTCACTTTTATGAGCTTTATCCCAATGTTTTAGAAGAAGCGAAGCAGTTTAATGCGCTTCAAATGAAGAAAAATCAAAAGGAAAGGTAA
- a CDS encoding DEAD/DEAH box helicase has product MSESTKSFNQLGLSEHLLATLSELNFTAPTSVQEQAIPLVLEGKDVLAGAQTGTGKTAAFGLPIIQRLIETKDNVIPNPKLVRALVLVPTRELAQQVFDNLTSYAKGTDIKVVVAYGGVSMKVQTDNLRGGADILVATPGRLIDHMFTRNIMLSQTEVLVLDEADRMLDMGFMPDIKRILSRMNDVRQTLFFSATFDNKIKAIAHRMMQKPSEIQVTPKNSTAETVTQMVYPVDKSRKSELLAYLIGSKNWQQVLVFTKTKQGTDALVKELKLDGIKAASINGDKSQGARQKALDDFKSGKVRALIATDVAARGIDIQQLEQVVNYDMPYKAEDYVHRIGRTGRAGNSGLAISLMSQDEAYLLGDIERLLDTRLPQEWLEGFEPSLEKDLAPDRGGRSKSRSSEKRKMKAKLKIHQNRGKARR; this is encoded by the coding sequence ATGTCTGAATCTACTAAATCTTTTAACCAACTAGGATTGTCTGAGCACCTTCTTGCTACGCTATCAGAGCTTAACTTTACGGCTCCAACCAGTGTTCAAGAACAAGCGATTCCATTGGTATTAGAAGGCAAAGATGTACTGGCGGGTGCTCAAACGGGTACGGGTAAAACGGCTGCGTTTGGTTTACCGATTATTCAAAGGTTAATCGAGACGAAAGACAACGTTATTCCAAACCCGAAGCTCGTTCGTGCGCTTGTATTAGTACCAACTCGTGAATTGGCACAGCAGGTGTTTGATAACTTAACTAGCTACGCAAAGGGCACCGACATCAAAGTTGTGGTGGCTTACGGCGGCGTTAGCATGAAGGTTCAAACTGATAACCTACGTGGGGGCGCTGATATTCTTGTTGCGACGCCTGGTCGTCTTATTGACCATATGTTTACTAGGAACATCATGTTGAGCCAAACGGAAGTGCTGGTGCTAGACGAAGCTGACCGTATGTTAGATATGGGTTTCATGCCTGACATCAAACGTATTCTTTCTCGCATGAATGACGTTCGTCAGACGCTGTTCTTCTCTGCAACGTTTGATAACAAAATCAAAGCGATTGCGCATCGTATGATGCAGAAGCCAAGTGAAATTCAAGTTACGCCAAAAAACAGCACCGCTGAAACCGTAACACAGATGGTTTATCCGGTAGATAAGTCGCGAAAAAGTGAATTATTGGCGTATTTGATTGGTTCAAAAAACTGGCAACAAGTGTTGGTGTTCACAAAGACTAAGCAGGGCACCGACGCTCTCGTTAAAGAGCTTAAGTTAGACGGTATTAAAGCGGCGTCAATCAATGGTGATAAGAGCCAGGGTGCGCGTCAAAAAGCATTAGACGATTTCAAATCAGGCAAAGTTCGTGCGTTGATCGCAACCGACGTAGCAGCTCGTGGTATTGATATCCAGCAGTTAGAACAAGTTGTAAACTATGACATGCCATACAAAGCTGAAGATTACGTTCACCGTATCGGACGTACTGGTCGCGCAGGTAACAGCGGTTTAGCGATTTCGTTGATGAGTCAGGATGAAGCTTACTTATTGGGTGACATTGAGCGACTGCTTGATACGCGCTTGCCTCAAGAGTGGCTAGAAGGCTTTGAACCTAGCCTAGAAAAAGATCTAGCACCAGATCGCGGTGGTCGCAGTAAGAGTCGTTCATCAGAAAAACGTAAGATGAAAGCAAAGCTTAAAATTCACCAAAACCGCGGTAAAGCACGTCGTTAA
- a CDS encoding TetR/AcrR family transcriptional regulator, whose translation MKMTEKKQGRRSAKDAEETRFLIMSVAADMFCDCGYDRVSLRNISEKAGVSHSLIRHHFGSKEKIWHAISDCLHDYFQSYISKIMEELPKDIAPNISIYLFSMRLFTNMIHSRRPMQLISDSVRQEDNLVDYFIDNVGDVEKEINGLAKQYNDANPENLINIYEVKWQMIIYANAAVCLTPFMESTWNEGDMVTSPEESLIKHWQLFNSQMVSKFRIEEQWVLNPTSLEELIYEVPCVWKCNQEHN comes from the coding sequence ATGAAGATGACTGAAAAGAAACAAGGTAGAAGAAGTGCGAAAGACGCTGAAGAAACGCGTTTTCTGATCATGAGTGTTGCTGCGGATATGTTCTGTGACTGTGGTTATGATCGTGTATCACTGCGAAACATCAGTGAAAAGGCAGGTGTATCCCATAGCCTTATCCGCCACCATTTTGGTAGTAAGGAGAAGATATGGCATGCAATAAGTGATTGTTTACACGATTATTTTCAGTCTTACATCAGTAAAATCATGGAAGAGCTGCCAAAAGACATTGCACCAAACATCTCTATCTATTTGTTTAGTATGCGCCTTTTCACCAACATGATTCATTCACGCAGACCAATGCAGCTAATCTCAGATTCTGTTCGTCAAGAAGATAACTTGGTTGATTATTTTATCGACAATGTTGGTGATGTTGAGAAAGAAATTAATGGACTGGCAAAACAATATAACGACGCTAATCCAGAGAATCTGATCAACATTTACGAAGTAAAATGGCAAATGATCATTTACGCTAACGCCGCGGTGTGCCTAACACCGTTCATGGAGAGTACGTGGAATGAAGGCGACATGGTCACCTCCCCCGAAGAGTCCTTAATCAAGCATTGGCAACTATTCAACTCACAAATGGTAAGTAAATTTAGAATCGAAGAGCAATGGGTGCTAAACCCAACTAGCTTAGAAGAACTGATTTACGAAGTGCCCTGTGTATGGAAGTGCAATCAAGAACATAATTAA
- a CDS encoding efflux RND transporter periplasmic adaptor subunit, which yields MLSNLSIQAKTGKQIGVAFAALLLAGSLTGCNKVQSEETVQVVKPVKLFEIPQQTDIALDSFIAKVDATDRAALSFQVGGDIETFSVRMGQEVKKGQVLAVLDATDYRIAVDAAQAKFDLANSQYKQASELYSKKLVSTDYYDQAVNTFTAAEVELDQAQTNLGYTTLVAPFDGVVSMVFGKQYQLIAEKQPVLNILNHSEMDVTFSIPVSKLEDRSIQDLTSSNMWVVMDSHRGIRIPTRFKEISTQPDEDTNSYQAVVSIEKPEGINLLSGMTAQVEVQKNKSDYGIGIVDSAWLSKEADHGELWRYNPESQLISKVQVTLDEQGMVIEGLSSGDLIVEAGVGVLSDGQQVKAWLREGGI from the coding sequence ATGCTGTCCAATTTGTCTATTCAAGCCAAGACGGGTAAGCAGATAGGAGTGGCGTTTGCTGCACTATTACTCGCAGGCTCTTTGACCGGATGTAATAAGGTTCAGTCAGAAGAAACGGTTCAAGTCGTTAAACCCGTCAAGCTATTTGAGATCCCTCAGCAGACGGATATCGCGCTTGATAGCTTTATCGCAAAAGTGGATGCGACCGACCGTGCCGCGCTTTCATTCCAAGTGGGTGGAGATATTGAAACGTTCTCTGTTCGTATGGGACAAGAGGTGAAGAAAGGTCAAGTACTCGCTGTGCTAGATGCAACGGACTACCGTATTGCGGTTGATGCAGCACAAGCCAAATTTGATCTGGCGAACAGCCAATACAAGCAAGCGTCAGAGTTGTACTCGAAGAAGCTTGTAAGCACGGATTACTACGACCAAGCCGTAAACACCTTTACTGCCGCTGAAGTTGAGTTGGACCAAGCACAAACAAACCTTGGTTACACCACATTAGTTGCTCCATTCGATGGCGTGGTATCGATGGTGTTTGGTAAGCAATACCAGTTAATCGCTGAAAAGCAGCCGGTACTTAATATTTTGAATCACAGCGAGATGGATGTGACTTTCTCGATTCCTGTATCAAAGCTTGAAGACCGCTCTATCCAAGATTTAACTAGCTCAAACATGTGGGTTGTGATGGATAGCCACCGCGGCATTCGTATCCCAACGCGTTTTAAAGAGATCTCAACGCAACCAGACGAAGACACCAACAGCTACCAAGCGGTTGTGTCTATCGAAAAACCTGAAGGTATTAATCTGCTTTCTGGTATGACGGCACAAGTTGAAGTTCAGAAAAATAAGTCGGACTACGGTATTGGCATTGTTGATTCAGCTTGGTTAAGCAAAGAAGCAGACCACGGTGAACTGTGGCGTTACAACCCAGAGTCTCAATTGATTTCTAAAGTACAAGTCACTCTTGATGAACAAGGAATGGTTATTGAAGGCCTGTCTTCTGGCGATTTAATCGTAGAAGCGGGTGTCGGTGTGTTATCTGATGGGCAACAAGTAAAAGCTTGGTTACGTGAGGGCGGTATTTAA
- a CDS encoding efflux RND transporter periplasmic adaptor subunit, translating into MNLSKLSVVVVSALLLQACNSETVHREQPSLLVSTFEVAAPLTDQFRSFNGQVMPAELTPLAFKLAGEIQQVLVEAGDNVEKGQLLATLDNATYLQDLTDAKSQFKLASKQLARGSEMFDSKMLSQSEHDQLTANYKLASANLAAAERKLSYTELLAPLSGTVSTVDKQRFENTTPGETLLSLYQNDKVYVRIQVSDSILASISPDMRSNSYRPNATFGGHSGKYPLTYLEHTSELHPQSRTYEFWMQMQQPESEILPGTSVTVNVDMAKAGLSDVQGYQLPMTTLQAGAEANQFYVWKMEDGQAYKSEVEVDKISGQGALIAHGVEQGELLVNSNLRKLRDGIKLSGKAE; encoded by the coding sequence ATGAACCTTTCCAAATTATCAGTTGTGGTTGTATCTGCGTTATTGCTTCAAGCGTGTAACAGTGAAACAGTTCACCGTGAGCAACCTTCACTTTTGGTATCGACCTTTGAAGTTGCTGCACCACTGACTGATCAATTCAGAAGTTTTAACGGACAGGTGATGCCTGCTGAACTCACACCATTGGCATTTAAGCTTGCTGGTGAGATTCAACAAGTATTGGTTGAAGCCGGTGACAATGTAGAAAAAGGTCAGCTATTGGCGACCTTAGACAACGCGACATACCTTCAAGATCTGACAGACGCTAAATCTCAATTCAAATTAGCGAGCAAGCAACTGGCGCGTGGTTCTGAGATGTTTGACAGCAAGATGTTGTCGCAATCAGAACACGATCAATTGACCGCTAACTACAAACTGGCATCGGCTAATTTGGCTGCGGCAGAGCGTAAGCTGAGTTACACAGAGCTTTTAGCGCCACTTTCTGGAACGGTTTCAACGGTTGATAAGCAACGCTTTGAAAACACGACACCGGGTGAAACGCTTCTTAGCTTGTATCAGAACGATAAGGTGTATGTGCGAATTCAAGTATCAGATTCGATCTTAGCGTCTATAAGCCCAGATATGCGTTCGAACAGCTATCGACCTAACGCAACCTTTGGCGGCCACTCTGGAAAATACCCTCTGACGTATCTAGAGCACACCAGTGAACTGCACCCGCAATCTCGCACCTACGAGTTTTGGATGCAGATGCAACAACCAGAAAGCGAAATTCTGCCGGGTACCAGCGTTACGGTAAATGTCGATATGGCGAAAGCGGGCCTGAGTGATGTTCAAGGTTACCAGTTGCCAATGACGACTCTACAAGCAGGTGCTGAAGCGAACCAATTTTACGTGTGGAAGATGGAAGATGGCCAAGCTTACAAAAGCGAAGTTGAAGTCGACAAGATCAGCGGCCAAGGCGCACTTATCGCGCATGGCGTTGAACAAGGTGAGCTACTCGTAAATTCGAATCTAAGAAAACTCCGTGACGGAATCAAATTGTCAGGAAAAGCAGAATGA